A stretch of Eschrichtius robustus isolate mEscRob2 chromosome 6, mEscRob2.pri, whole genome shotgun sequence DNA encodes these proteins:
- the LRRC3 gene encoding leucine-rich repeat-containing protein 3: protein MGPMGKQSPSSLPVPTGGSCLLLLFCLRLGASCPQSCQCPDHAGAVAVHCSGRGLQEIPKDIPTDAVLLKLDANKIARIPNGAFQHLNQLRELDLSQNAIETIGPAAFSGLAGGLRLLDLSHNRIRRIPKDALGKLSAKIRLSHNPLHCECALQEALWELKLDPDSVDEIACHTSVQEEYVGKPLIQALDSGVSFCSVHHKTTDVAMLVTMFGWFAMVITYVVYYVRQNQEDARRHLEYLKSLPSTPVSKDPISPAP from the coding sequence ATGGGCCCCATGGGCAAACAGAGCCCGTCCTCCCTGCCGGTCCCCACGGGAGGGtcttgcctcctcctcctcttctgcctgCGGTTGGGTGCCTCCTGCCCACAGAGCTGCCAGTGCCCTGACCATGCCGGGGCCGTGGCCGTCCATTGCAGTGGGAGGGGCCTGCAGGAGATCCCCAAGGACATCCCCACTGACGCTGTGCTCCTGAAGCTTGACGCCAACAAGATTGCCCGCATCCCCAACGGAGCCTTCCAGCACCTGAACCAGCTGAGAGAGCTGGACTTGTCTCAGAACGCCATCGAGACCATAGGTCCCGCCGCCTTCTCGGGCCTGGCCGGGGGCCTGCGGCTGCTGGACCTGTCTCACAATCGCATCCGCAGGATTCCTAAGGACGCGTTGGGCAAGCTCAGCGCCAAGATACGCCTGTCCCACAACCCCCTGCACTGCGAGTGCGCCCTGCAGGAGGCCCTGTGGGAGCTGAAGCTGGACCCTGACTCGGTGGACGAGATCGCCTGCCACACCTCGGTGCAGGAGGAATACGTGGGGAAGCCGCTGATCCAGGCTCTCGACTCTGGCGTCAGCTTCTGCAGTGTCCACCACAAGACCACCGATGTGGCCATGCTGGTCACCATGTTCGGCTGGTTCGCCATGGTGATCACCTACGTCGTGTACTACGTGCGCCAGAACCAGGAGGACGCCAGGAGGCACCTGGAGTACCTGAAGTCCCTGCCCAGCACTCCTGTGTCCAAGGACCCCATCAGCCCTGCGCCCTAG